The Tamandua tetradactyla isolate mTamTet1 chromosome 5, mTamTet1.pri, whole genome shotgun sequence genome window below encodes:
- the LZTR1 gene encoding leucine-zipper-like transcriptional regulator 1 isoform X3: MAGPGVSGVPIGTGALAGGARSKVAPSVDFDHSCSDSVEYLTLNFGPFETVHRWRRLPPCDEFVGARRSKHTVVAYKDAIYVFGGDNGKTMLNDLLRFDVKDCSWCRAFTTGTPPAPRYHHSAVVYGSSMFVFGGYTGDIYSNSNLKNKNDLFEYKFATGQWTEWKIEGRLPVARSAHGATVYSDKLWIFAGYDGNARLNDMWTIGLQDRELTCWEEVVQSGEIPPSCCNFPVAVCRDKMFVFSGQSGAKITNNLFQFEFKDKMWTRIPTEHLLRGSPPPPQRRYGHTMVAFDRHLYVFGGAADNTLPNELHCYDVDFQTWEVVQPSADSEVGGVEVPERASAAEEAPAVAPDERAGFKKSRDVFGLDFGTTAAKQPTQPASEERLPHLHPTALSPAQLPSGRLFHAAAVISDAMYIFGGTVDNNIRSGEMYRFQFSCYPKCTLHEDYGRLWESRQFCDVEFVLGEKEECVQGHVAVVTARSRWLRRKIAQARERLAQKLEEEVAPDPREAPGGAVGASRPPMLHVAIREAEARPFEVLMQFLYTDKIRYPRKGHVEDVLLIMDVYKLALSFQLCRLEQLCRQYIEASVDLQNVLVVCESAARLQLGQLKEHCLNFVVKESHFNQVIMMKEFERLSSPLIVEIVRRKQQPPPRAPSEQPVDIGTSLIQDMKAYLEGAGSEFCDITLLLDGHPRPAHKAILAARSSYFEAMFRSFMPEAGQVNISIGEMVPSRQAFESMLRYIYYGEVNMPPEDSLYLFAAPYYYGFYSNRLQAYCKHNLEMNVTVQNVLQVSKLPTLRSLSQQLLLDIIDSLASHISDKQCAELGADI, encoded by the exons ATGGCTGGGCCCGGCGTCTCGGGGGTCCCGATCGGGACCGGGGCCCTGGCCGGCGGCGCGCGGTCCAAGGTGGCCCCGAGCGTGGACTTCGATCACAGCTGCTCCGACAGCGTGGAGTACCTGACGCTCAACTTCGGGCCTTTTGAGACAGTGCATCGCTGGCGGCGCCTCCCGCCCTGCGACGAGTTCGTGGGCGCTCG GCGCAGCAAGCACACAGTGGTGGCTTATAAAGATGCCATCTACGTATTTGGTGGAGACAATGG GAAGACCATGCTCAATGACTTGCTGCGTTTTGACGTGAAGGACTGCTCCTGGTGCAG GGCCTTCACCACTGGGACCCCTCCAGCCCCCCGCTACCACCACTCGGCCGTTGTCTACGGAAGCAGTATGTTCGTCTTTG GGGGTTACACTGGGGACATATATTCCAACTCTAACTTGAAGAATAAAAACGACCTCTTCGAGTACAAGTTTGCCACTGGCCAGTGGACAGAGTGGAAAATTGAAGGACG GCTGCCTGTTGCCAGGTCTGCACACGGGGCCACCGTGTACAGTGACAAGCTGTGGATCTTTGCCGGCTATGATGGCAATGCCAG GTTGAATGACATGTGGACAATTGGCCTGCAGGACCGGGAGCTTACATGCTGGGAGGAG GTGGTCCAGAGCGGGGAGATCCCACCATCCTGCTGCAACTTCCCCGTGGCCGTGTGCCGGGACAAAATGTTTGTGTTCTCGGGCCAGAGTGGAGCCAAGATCACCAACAACCTGTTCCAGTTCGAATTCAAGGACAAGAT GTGGACACGCATCCCCACGGAGCACCTGCTCCGAGGCTCTCCGCCGCCCCCACAGCGGCGCTACGGACACACCATGGTGGCCTTTGACCGCCACCTCTACGTGTTCGGGGGCGCCGCGGACAACACGCTGCCCAACGAGCTGCACTGCTACGACGTGGACTTCCAGACGTGGGAGGTGGTGCAGCCCAGCGCTGACAGCGAG GTCGGGGGAGTGGAGGTGCCAGAGCGCGCATCAGCTGCCGAGGAGGCTCCCGCGGTGGCCCCCGACGAGCGGGCGGGCTTCAAGAAATCCCGAGATGTGTTTGGCCTAGACTTCGGCACCACGGCAGCCAAGCAGCCCACTCAGCCGGCCTCCGAG GAACGCTTGCCCCATCTCCATCCCACCGCCTTGTCTCCGGCCCAGCTGCCCAGCGGGAGGCTCTTCCACGCGGCTGCTGTCATCTCGGACGCCATGTACATTTTTGGGGGCACCGTGGACAACAACATTCGTAGCGGGGAGATGTACAGGTTCCAG TTCTCCTGCTACCCCAAGTGCACGCTGCATGAGGACTATGGGCGGCTGTGGGAGAGTCGCCAGTTCTGCGATGTGGAGTTCGTGCTGGGTGAG AAGGAGGAATGCGTGCAGGGTCACGTGGCCGTCGTTACCGCGCGGAGCCGCTGGCTGCGCAGGAAGATCGCGCAGGCGCGGGAGCGGCTGGCCCAG AAGCTGGAGGAGGAGGTGGCCCCGGACCCCAGGGAGGCCCCCGGAGGCGCAGTGGGTGCATCCCGGCCACCCATGCTGCACGTGGCCATCCGCGAGGCCGAGGCGCGGCCCTTCGAGGTGCTGATGCAGTTCCTCTACACCGACAAGATCAGATACCCCCGGAAAG GCCACGTAGAGGACGTGCTGCTCATTATGGATGTGTACAAGCTGGCTCTGAGCTTCCAGCTGTGCCGCCTGGAGCAGCTGTGCCGCCAGTACATCGAGGCGTCTGTGGACCTGCAGAACGTGCTGGTGGTGTGCGAGAGCGCCGCCCGCCTGCAGCTGGGCCAGCTCAAG GAGCACTGCCTGAACTTCGTGGTCAAGGAGTCACATTTCAACCAAGTAATCATGATGAAGGAATTCGAGCGCCTCTCCTCCCCGCTCATCGTGGAGATTGTGCGGCGCAAGCAGCAGCCGCCCCCGCGTGCCCCCTCCGAGCAGCCCGTGGACATCG GCACGTCTCTGATCCAGGACATGAAGGCTTACTTGGAGGGGGCGGGCAGCGAGTTCTGTGACATCACGCTGCTGCTGGACGGGCACCCACGGCCGGCTCACAAGGCTATCCTGGCCGCGCGCTCCAG CTACTTTGAGGCCATGTTCCGTTCCTTCATGCCGGAGGCTGGGCAGGTGAACATCTCCATTGGGGAGATGGTCCCCAGCAGGCAGGCGTTCGAATCCATGCTGCGCTACATCTATTACGGCGAGGTCAACATGCCGCCCGAGGACTCACT CTACCTGTTTGCGGCCCCCTACTACTACGGTTTCTACAGCAACCGGCTGCAGGCCTACTGCAAGCACAACCTGGAAATGAATGTGACTGTGCAGAACGTGCTGCAG GTCTCCAAGCTGCCCACGCTGCGCTCTCTGAGCCAGCAGCTGCTGCTCGACATCATTGATTCCCTAGCCTCCCACATTTCCGACAAGCAGTGCGCAGAGCTGGGCGCTGACATCTGA
- the LZTR1 gene encoding leucine-zipper-like transcriptional regulator 1 isoform X1 gives MAGPGVSGVPIGTGALAGGARSKVAPSVDFDHSCSDSVEYLTLNFGPFETVHRWRRLPPCDEFVGARRSKHTVVAYKDAIYVFGGDNGKTMLNDLLRFDVKDCSWCRAFTTGTPPAPRYHHSAVVYGSSMFVFGGYTGDIYSNSNLKNKNDLFEYKFATGQWTEWKIEGRLPVARSAHGATVYSDKLWIFAGYDGNARLNDMWTIGLQDRELTCWEEVVQSGEIPPSCCNFPVAVCRDKMFVFSGQSGAKITNNLFQFEFKDKMWTRIPTEHLLRGSPPPPQRRYGHTMVAFDRHLYVFGGAADNTLPNELHCYDVDFQTWEVVQPSADSEVGGVEVPERASAAEEAPAVAPDERAGFKKSRDVFGLDFGTTAAKQPTQPASEERLPHLHPTALSPAQLPSGRLFHAAAVISDAMYIFGGTVDNNIRSGEMYRFQFSCYPKCTLHEDYGRLWESRQFCDVEFVLGEKEECVQGHVAVVTARSRWLRRKIAQARERLAQKLEEEVAPDPREAPGGAVGASRPPMLHVAIREAEARPFEVLMQFLYTDKIRYPRKGHVEDVLLIMDVYKLALSFQLCRLEQLCRQYIEASVDLQNVLVVCESAARLQLGQLKEHCLNFVVKESHFNQVIMMKEFERLSSPLIVEIVRRKQQPPPRAPSEQPVDIGTSLIQDMKAYLEGAGSEFCDITLLLDGHPRPAHKAILAARSSYFEAMFRSFMPEAGQVNISIGEMVPSRQAFESMLRYIYYGEVNMPPEDSLYLFAAPYYYGFYSNRLQAYCKHNLEMNVTVQNVLQILEAADKTQALDMKRHCLHIIVHQFTKVSKLPTLRSLSQQLLLDIIDSLASHISDKQCAELGADI, from the exons ATGGCTGGGCCCGGCGTCTCGGGGGTCCCGATCGGGACCGGGGCCCTGGCCGGCGGCGCGCGGTCCAAGGTGGCCCCGAGCGTGGACTTCGATCACAGCTGCTCCGACAGCGTGGAGTACCTGACGCTCAACTTCGGGCCTTTTGAGACAGTGCATCGCTGGCGGCGCCTCCCGCCCTGCGACGAGTTCGTGGGCGCTCG GCGCAGCAAGCACACAGTGGTGGCTTATAAAGATGCCATCTACGTATTTGGTGGAGACAATGG GAAGACCATGCTCAATGACTTGCTGCGTTTTGACGTGAAGGACTGCTCCTGGTGCAG GGCCTTCACCACTGGGACCCCTCCAGCCCCCCGCTACCACCACTCGGCCGTTGTCTACGGAAGCAGTATGTTCGTCTTTG GGGGTTACACTGGGGACATATATTCCAACTCTAACTTGAAGAATAAAAACGACCTCTTCGAGTACAAGTTTGCCACTGGCCAGTGGACAGAGTGGAAAATTGAAGGACG GCTGCCTGTTGCCAGGTCTGCACACGGGGCCACCGTGTACAGTGACAAGCTGTGGATCTTTGCCGGCTATGATGGCAATGCCAG GTTGAATGACATGTGGACAATTGGCCTGCAGGACCGGGAGCTTACATGCTGGGAGGAG GTGGTCCAGAGCGGGGAGATCCCACCATCCTGCTGCAACTTCCCCGTGGCCGTGTGCCGGGACAAAATGTTTGTGTTCTCGGGCCAGAGTGGAGCCAAGATCACCAACAACCTGTTCCAGTTCGAATTCAAGGACAAGAT GTGGACACGCATCCCCACGGAGCACCTGCTCCGAGGCTCTCCGCCGCCCCCACAGCGGCGCTACGGACACACCATGGTGGCCTTTGACCGCCACCTCTACGTGTTCGGGGGCGCCGCGGACAACACGCTGCCCAACGAGCTGCACTGCTACGACGTGGACTTCCAGACGTGGGAGGTGGTGCAGCCCAGCGCTGACAGCGAG GTCGGGGGAGTGGAGGTGCCAGAGCGCGCATCAGCTGCCGAGGAGGCTCCCGCGGTGGCCCCCGACGAGCGGGCGGGCTTCAAGAAATCCCGAGATGTGTTTGGCCTAGACTTCGGCACCACGGCAGCCAAGCAGCCCACTCAGCCGGCCTCCGAG GAACGCTTGCCCCATCTCCATCCCACCGCCTTGTCTCCGGCCCAGCTGCCCAGCGGGAGGCTCTTCCACGCGGCTGCTGTCATCTCGGACGCCATGTACATTTTTGGGGGCACCGTGGACAACAACATTCGTAGCGGGGAGATGTACAGGTTCCAG TTCTCCTGCTACCCCAAGTGCACGCTGCATGAGGACTATGGGCGGCTGTGGGAGAGTCGCCAGTTCTGCGATGTGGAGTTCGTGCTGGGTGAG AAGGAGGAATGCGTGCAGGGTCACGTGGCCGTCGTTACCGCGCGGAGCCGCTGGCTGCGCAGGAAGATCGCGCAGGCGCGGGAGCGGCTGGCCCAG AAGCTGGAGGAGGAGGTGGCCCCGGACCCCAGGGAGGCCCCCGGAGGCGCAGTGGGTGCATCCCGGCCACCCATGCTGCACGTGGCCATCCGCGAGGCCGAGGCGCGGCCCTTCGAGGTGCTGATGCAGTTCCTCTACACCGACAAGATCAGATACCCCCGGAAAG GCCACGTAGAGGACGTGCTGCTCATTATGGATGTGTACAAGCTGGCTCTGAGCTTCCAGCTGTGCCGCCTGGAGCAGCTGTGCCGCCAGTACATCGAGGCGTCTGTGGACCTGCAGAACGTGCTGGTGGTGTGCGAGAGCGCCGCCCGCCTGCAGCTGGGCCAGCTCAAG GAGCACTGCCTGAACTTCGTGGTCAAGGAGTCACATTTCAACCAAGTAATCATGATGAAGGAATTCGAGCGCCTCTCCTCCCCGCTCATCGTGGAGATTGTGCGGCGCAAGCAGCAGCCGCCCCCGCGTGCCCCCTCCGAGCAGCCCGTGGACATCG GCACGTCTCTGATCCAGGACATGAAGGCTTACTTGGAGGGGGCGGGCAGCGAGTTCTGTGACATCACGCTGCTGCTGGACGGGCACCCACGGCCGGCTCACAAGGCTATCCTGGCCGCGCGCTCCAG CTACTTTGAGGCCATGTTCCGTTCCTTCATGCCGGAGGCTGGGCAGGTGAACATCTCCATTGGGGAGATGGTCCCCAGCAGGCAGGCGTTCGAATCCATGCTGCGCTACATCTATTACGGCGAGGTCAACATGCCGCCCGAGGACTCACT CTACCTGTTTGCGGCCCCCTACTACTACGGTTTCTACAGCAACCGGCTGCAGGCCTACTGCAAGCACAACCTGGAAATGAATGTGACTGTGCAGAACGTGCTGCAG atCCTGGAGGCGGCTGACAAGACGCAGGCGCTGGACATGAAGCGGCACTGCCTGCACATCATCGTGCACCAGTTCACCAAG GTCTCCAAGCTGCCCACGCTGCGCTCTCTGAGCCAGCAGCTGCTGCTCGACATCATTGATTCCCTAGCCTCCCACATTTCCGACAAGCAGTGCGCAGAGCTGGGCGCTGACATCTGA
- the LZTR1 gene encoding leucine-zipper-like transcriptional regulator 1 isoform X4, with protein sequence MAGPGVSGVPIGTGALAGGARSKVAPSVDFDHSCSDSVEYLTLNFGPFETVHRWRRLPPCDEFVGARRSKHTVVAYKDAIYVFGGDNGKTMLNDLLRFDVKDCSWCRAFTTGTPPAPRYHHSAVVYGSSMFVFGGYTGDIYSNSNLKNKNDLFEYKFATGQWTEWKIEGRLPVARSAHGATVYSDKLWIFAGYDGNARLNDMWTIGLQDRELTCWEEVVQSGEIPPSCCNFPVAVCRDKMFVFSGQSGAKITNNLFQFEFKDKMWTRIPTEHLLRGSPPPPQRRYGHTMVAFDRHLYVFGGAADNTLPNELHCYDVDFQTWEVVQPSADSEVGGVEVPERASAAEEAPAVAPDERAGFKKSRDVFGLDFGTTAAKQPTQPASEERLPHLHPTALSPAQLPSGRLFHAAAVISDAMYIFGGTVDNNIRSGEMYRFQFSCYPKCTLHEDYGRLWESRQFCDVEFVLGEKLEEEVAPDPREAPGGAVGASRPPMLHVAIREAEARPFEVLMQFLYTDKIRYPRKGHVEDVLLIMDVYKLALSFQLCRLEQLCRQYIEASVDLQNVLVVCESAARLQLGQLKEHCLNFVVKESHFNQVIMMKEFERLSSPLIVEIVRRKQQPPPRAPSEQPVDIGTSLIQDMKAYLEGAGSEFCDITLLLDGHPRPAHKAILAARSSYFEAMFRSFMPEAGQVNISIGEMVPSRQAFESMLRYIYYGEVNMPPEDSLYLFAAPYYYGFYSNRLQAYCKHNLEMNVTVQNVLQILEAADKTQALDMKRHCLHIIVHQFTKVSKLPTLRSLSQQLLLDIIDSLASHISDKQCAELGADI encoded by the exons ATGGCTGGGCCCGGCGTCTCGGGGGTCCCGATCGGGACCGGGGCCCTGGCCGGCGGCGCGCGGTCCAAGGTGGCCCCGAGCGTGGACTTCGATCACAGCTGCTCCGACAGCGTGGAGTACCTGACGCTCAACTTCGGGCCTTTTGAGACAGTGCATCGCTGGCGGCGCCTCCCGCCCTGCGACGAGTTCGTGGGCGCTCG GCGCAGCAAGCACACAGTGGTGGCTTATAAAGATGCCATCTACGTATTTGGTGGAGACAATGG GAAGACCATGCTCAATGACTTGCTGCGTTTTGACGTGAAGGACTGCTCCTGGTGCAG GGCCTTCACCACTGGGACCCCTCCAGCCCCCCGCTACCACCACTCGGCCGTTGTCTACGGAAGCAGTATGTTCGTCTTTG GGGGTTACACTGGGGACATATATTCCAACTCTAACTTGAAGAATAAAAACGACCTCTTCGAGTACAAGTTTGCCACTGGCCAGTGGACAGAGTGGAAAATTGAAGGACG GCTGCCTGTTGCCAGGTCTGCACACGGGGCCACCGTGTACAGTGACAAGCTGTGGATCTTTGCCGGCTATGATGGCAATGCCAG GTTGAATGACATGTGGACAATTGGCCTGCAGGACCGGGAGCTTACATGCTGGGAGGAG GTGGTCCAGAGCGGGGAGATCCCACCATCCTGCTGCAACTTCCCCGTGGCCGTGTGCCGGGACAAAATGTTTGTGTTCTCGGGCCAGAGTGGAGCCAAGATCACCAACAACCTGTTCCAGTTCGAATTCAAGGACAAGAT GTGGACACGCATCCCCACGGAGCACCTGCTCCGAGGCTCTCCGCCGCCCCCACAGCGGCGCTACGGACACACCATGGTGGCCTTTGACCGCCACCTCTACGTGTTCGGGGGCGCCGCGGACAACACGCTGCCCAACGAGCTGCACTGCTACGACGTGGACTTCCAGACGTGGGAGGTGGTGCAGCCCAGCGCTGACAGCGAG GTCGGGGGAGTGGAGGTGCCAGAGCGCGCATCAGCTGCCGAGGAGGCTCCCGCGGTGGCCCCCGACGAGCGGGCGGGCTTCAAGAAATCCCGAGATGTGTTTGGCCTAGACTTCGGCACCACGGCAGCCAAGCAGCCCACTCAGCCGGCCTCCGAG GAACGCTTGCCCCATCTCCATCCCACCGCCTTGTCTCCGGCCCAGCTGCCCAGCGGGAGGCTCTTCCACGCGGCTGCTGTCATCTCGGACGCCATGTACATTTTTGGGGGCACCGTGGACAACAACATTCGTAGCGGGGAGATGTACAGGTTCCAG TTCTCCTGCTACCCCAAGTGCACGCTGCATGAGGACTATGGGCGGCTGTGGGAGAGTCGCCAGTTCTGCGATGTGGAGTTCGTGCTGGGTGAG AAGCTGGAGGAGGAGGTGGCCCCGGACCCCAGGGAGGCCCCCGGAGGCGCAGTGGGTGCATCCCGGCCACCCATGCTGCACGTGGCCATCCGCGAGGCCGAGGCGCGGCCCTTCGAGGTGCTGATGCAGTTCCTCTACACCGACAAGATCAGATACCCCCGGAAAG GCCACGTAGAGGACGTGCTGCTCATTATGGATGTGTACAAGCTGGCTCTGAGCTTCCAGCTGTGCCGCCTGGAGCAGCTGTGCCGCCAGTACATCGAGGCGTCTGTGGACCTGCAGAACGTGCTGGTGGTGTGCGAGAGCGCCGCCCGCCTGCAGCTGGGCCAGCTCAAG GAGCACTGCCTGAACTTCGTGGTCAAGGAGTCACATTTCAACCAAGTAATCATGATGAAGGAATTCGAGCGCCTCTCCTCCCCGCTCATCGTGGAGATTGTGCGGCGCAAGCAGCAGCCGCCCCCGCGTGCCCCCTCCGAGCAGCCCGTGGACATCG GCACGTCTCTGATCCAGGACATGAAGGCTTACTTGGAGGGGGCGGGCAGCGAGTTCTGTGACATCACGCTGCTGCTGGACGGGCACCCACGGCCGGCTCACAAGGCTATCCTGGCCGCGCGCTCCAG CTACTTTGAGGCCATGTTCCGTTCCTTCATGCCGGAGGCTGGGCAGGTGAACATCTCCATTGGGGAGATGGTCCCCAGCAGGCAGGCGTTCGAATCCATGCTGCGCTACATCTATTACGGCGAGGTCAACATGCCGCCCGAGGACTCACT CTACCTGTTTGCGGCCCCCTACTACTACGGTTTCTACAGCAACCGGCTGCAGGCCTACTGCAAGCACAACCTGGAAATGAATGTGACTGTGCAGAACGTGCTGCAG atCCTGGAGGCGGCTGACAAGACGCAGGCGCTGGACATGAAGCGGCACTGCCTGCACATCATCGTGCACCAGTTCACCAAG GTCTCCAAGCTGCCCACGCTGCGCTCTCTGAGCCAGCAGCTGCTGCTCGACATCATTGATTCCCTAGCCTCCCACATTTCCGACAAGCAGTGCGCAGAGCTGGGCGCTGACATCTGA
- the LZTR1 gene encoding leucine-zipper-like transcriptional regulator 1 isoform X2: MAGPGVSGVPIGTGALAGGARSKVAPSVDFDHSCSDSVEYLTLNFGPFETVHRWRRLPPCDEFVGARRSKHTVVAYKDAIYVFGGDNGKTMLNDLLRFDVKDCSWCRAFTTGTPPAPRYHHSAVVYGSSMFVFGGYTGDIYSNSNLKNKNDLFEYKFATGQWTEWKIEGRLPVARSAHGATVYSDKLWIFAGYDGNARLNDMWTIGLQDRELTCWEEVVQSGEIPPSCCNFPVAVCRDKMFVFSGQSGAKITNNLFQFEFKDKMWTRIPTEHLLRGSPPPPQRRYGHTMVAFDRHLYVFGGAADNTLPNELHCYDVDFQTWEVVQPSADSEVGGVEVPERASAAEEAPAVAPDERAGFKKSRDVFGLDFGTTAAKQPTQPASELPSGRLFHAAAVISDAMYIFGGTVDNNIRSGEMYRFQFSCYPKCTLHEDYGRLWESRQFCDVEFVLGEKEECVQGHVAVVTARSRWLRRKIAQARERLAQKLEEEVAPDPREAPGGAVGASRPPMLHVAIREAEARPFEVLMQFLYTDKIRYPRKGHVEDVLLIMDVYKLALSFQLCRLEQLCRQYIEASVDLQNVLVVCESAARLQLGQLKEHCLNFVVKESHFNQVIMMKEFERLSSPLIVEIVRRKQQPPPRAPSEQPVDIGTSLIQDMKAYLEGAGSEFCDITLLLDGHPRPAHKAILAARSSYFEAMFRSFMPEAGQVNISIGEMVPSRQAFESMLRYIYYGEVNMPPEDSLYLFAAPYYYGFYSNRLQAYCKHNLEMNVTVQNVLQILEAADKTQALDMKRHCLHIIVHQFTKVSKLPTLRSLSQQLLLDIIDSLASHISDKQCAELGADI, from the exons ATGGCTGGGCCCGGCGTCTCGGGGGTCCCGATCGGGACCGGGGCCCTGGCCGGCGGCGCGCGGTCCAAGGTGGCCCCGAGCGTGGACTTCGATCACAGCTGCTCCGACAGCGTGGAGTACCTGACGCTCAACTTCGGGCCTTTTGAGACAGTGCATCGCTGGCGGCGCCTCCCGCCCTGCGACGAGTTCGTGGGCGCTCG GCGCAGCAAGCACACAGTGGTGGCTTATAAAGATGCCATCTACGTATTTGGTGGAGACAATGG GAAGACCATGCTCAATGACTTGCTGCGTTTTGACGTGAAGGACTGCTCCTGGTGCAG GGCCTTCACCACTGGGACCCCTCCAGCCCCCCGCTACCACCACTCGGCCGTTGTCTACGGAAGCAGTATGTTCGTCTTTG GGGGTTACACTGGGGACATATATTCCAACTCTAACTTGAAGAATAAAAACGACCTCTTCGAGTACAAGTTTGCCACTGGCCAGTGGACAGAGTGGAAAATTGAAGGACG GCTGCCTGTTGCCAGGTCTGCACACGGGGCCACCGTGTACAGTGACAAGCTGTGGATCTTTGCCGGCTATGATGGCAATGCCAG GTTGAATGACATGTGGACAATTGGCCTGCAGGACCGGGAGCTTACATGCTGGGAGGAG GTGGTCCAGAGCGGGGAGATCCCACCATCCTGCTGCAACTTCCCCGTGGCCGTGTGCCGGGACAAAATGTTTGTGTTCTCGGGCCAGAGTGGAGCCAAGATCACCAACAACCTGTTCCAGTTCGAATTCAAGGACAAGAT GTGGACACGCATCCCCACGGAGCACCTGCTCCGAGGCTCTCCGCCGCCCCCACAGCGGCGCTACGGACACACCATGGTGGCCTTTGACCGCCACCTCTACGTGTTCGGGGGCGCCGCGGACAACACGCTGCCCAACGAGCTGCACTGCTACGACGTGGACTTCCAGACGTGGGAGGTGGTGCAGCCCAGCGCTGACAGCGAG GTCGGGGGAGTGGAGGTGCCAGAGCGCGCATCAGCTGCCGAGGAGGCTCCCGCGGTGGCCCCCGACGAGCGGGCGGGCTTCAAGAAATCCCGAGATGTGTTTGGCCTAGACTTCGGCACCACGGCAGCCAAGCAGCCCACTCAGCCGGCCTCCGAG CTGCCCAGCGGGAGGCTCTTCCACGCGGCTGCTGTCATCTCGGACGCCATGTACATTTTTGGGGGCACCGTGGACAACAACATTCGTAGCGGGGAGATGTACAGGTTCCAG TTCTCCTGCTACCCCAAGTGCACGCTGCATGAGGACTATGGGCGGCTGTGGGAGAGTCGCCAGTTCTGCGATGTGGAGTTCGTGCTGGGTGAG AAGGAGGAATGCGTGCAGGGTCACGTGGCCGTCGTTACCGCGCGGAGCCGCTGGCTGCGCAGGAAGATCGCGCAGGCGCGGGAGCGGCTGGCCCAG AAGCTGGAGGAGGAGGTGGCCCCGGACCCCAGGGAGGCCCCCGGAGGCGCAGTGGGTGCATCCCGGCCACCCATGCTGCACGTGGCCATCCGCGAGGCCGAGGCGCGGCCCTTCGAGGTGCTGATGCAGTTCCTCTACACCGACAAGATCAGATACCCCCGGAAAG GCCACGTAGAGGACGTGCTGCTCATTATGGATGTGTACAAGCTGGCTCTGAGCTTCCAGCTGTGCCGCCTGGAGCAGCTGTGCCGCCAGTACATCGAGGCGTCTGTGGACCTGCAGAACGTGCTGGTGGTGTGCGAGAGCGCCGCCCGCCTGCAGCTGGGCCAGCTCAAG GAGCACTGCCTGAACTTCGTGGTCAAGGAGTCACATTTCAACCAAGTAATCATGATGAAGGAATTCGAGCGCCTCTCCTCCCCGCTCATCGTGGAGATTGTGCGGCGCAAGCAGCAGCCGCCCCCGCGTGCCCCCTCCGAGCAGCCCGTGGACATCG GCACGTCTCTGATCCAGGACATGAAGGCTTACTTGGAGGGGGCGGGCAGCGAGTTCTGTGACATCACGCTGCTGCTGGACGGGCACCCACGGCCGGCTCACAAGGCTATCCTGGCCGCGCGCTCCAG CTACTTTGAGGCCATGTTCCGTTCCTTCATGCCGGAGGCTGGGCAGGTGAACATCTCCATTGGGGAGATGGTCCCCAGCAGGCAGGCGTTCGAATCCATGCTGCGCTACATCTATTACGGCGAGGTCAACATGCCGCCCGAGGACTCACT CTACCTGTTTGCGGCCCCCTACTACTACGGTTTCTACAGCAACCGGCTGCAGGCCTACTGCAAGCACAACCTGGAAATGAATGTGACTGTGCAGAACGTGCTGCAG atCCTGGAGGCGGCTGACAAGACGCAGGCGCTGGACATGAAGCGGCACTGCCTGCACATCATCGTGCACCAGTTCACCAAG GTCTCCAAGCTGCCCACGCTGCGCTCTCTGAGCCAGCAGCTGCTGCTCGACATCATTGATTCCCTAGCCTCCCACATTTCCGACAAGCAGTGCGCAGAGCTGGGCGCTGACATCTGA
- the THAP7 gene encoding THAP domain-containing protein 7: MPRHCSAAGCCTRDTRETRNRGISFHRLPKKDNPRRGLWLANCQRLDPSGQGLWDPASEYIYFCSKHFEENCFELVGISGYHRLKEGAVPTIFESFSKLHRTAKTKGHAYPPGPPNISRLRRCRKRASEGRGPMTLFSPPPPADVPCFPVEEASAPTALPASPAGRLEPGLSSPFSDLLGPLGAQADEAGCSTQPSPEREPEKQPCPLAPRPISPSAYMLRLPPPAGAYIQNEHSYQVGSALLWKRRAEAALDALDKAQRQLQACKRREQRLRLRLTKLQQERAREKRAQADARQTLKEHVQDFAMQLSSSMA, from the exons ATGCCGCGTCACTGCTCCGCCGCCGGCTGCTGCACACGCGATACGCGGGAGACGCGCAACCGCGGCATCTCCTTCCACAG ACTTCCCAAGAAGGACAACCCGAGGCGAGGCTTGTGGCTGGCCAACTGTCAGCGGCTGGACCCCAGCGGACAGGGCTTGTGGGATCCCGCCTCCGAGTACATCTACTTCTGCTCCAAGCACTTCGAGGAGAACTGCTTTGAGCTGGTGGGAATCAG TGGGTACCACAGGCTGAAGGAGGGGGCAGTCCCCACGATATTTGAGTCTTTCTCCAAGTTGCATCGGACAGCCAAGACCAAGGGGCACGCCTACCCGCCTGGGCCGCCCAACATCAGCCGCCTCCGGCGATGCAGGAAGCG TGCCTCTGAGGGCCGGGGGCCCATGACTTTGTTCTCTCCCCCGCCACCTGCGGACGTCCCCTGCTTTCCTGTGGAAGAGGCTTCAGCACCCACCGCCCTGCCTGCCTCTCCGGCTGGGAGGCTGGAGCCTGGCCTCAGCAGCCCCTTCTCAGACCTCCTGGGGCCCCTGGGTGCCCAGGCTGACGAAGCGGGCTGCAGCACCCAGCCCTCGCCTGAGCGGGAGCCAGAAAAGCAGCCGTGCCCTTTGGCCCCACGGCCCATCTCACCCTCGGCCTACATGCTGCGCCTGCCACCGCCGGCTGGCGCCTACATCCAGAACGAACACAGCTACCAGGTGGGCAGCGCCTTGCTCTGGAAGCGGCGGGCCGAGGCTGCTCTTGACGCCCTGGACAAGGCCCAGCGCCAGCTGCAGGCGTGCAAGCGACGGGAGCAGCGACTGCGGCTGCGCCTGACCAAGCTGCAGCAGGAGCGGGCACGGGAGAAGCGGGCCCAGGCGGATGCCCGCCAGACTCTGAAGGAGCATGTGCAGGACTTTGCCATGCAGCTGAGCAGCAGCATGGCCTGA